The Hydrogenophaga crocea genome contains a region encoding:
- a CDS encoding exo-beta-N-acetylmuramidase NamZ domain-containing protein, translating to MQIGLERLVADATLRAPLAGRRVALLAHPASVTRGLTHALDALAALPEVKLSAAFGPQHGLRGDKQDNMVESPDFTDPRLGIPVFSLYGEVRRPTDAMMDSFDVLLVDLQDLGCRIYTFITTLRYVLEAAAKHGKAVWVLDRPNPAGRPVEGFTLREGWESFVGAGPMPMRHGLTMGELGHWFVATLGLDLDYRVIPMQGWQPEAAPGFGWPLGERSWVNPSPNAPNLSMARAYAGTVMLEGTTLSEGRGTTRPLELFGAPDLDIPRLLRDMHALAPQWLRGCVLRECWFEPTFHKHVGRLCAGVQIHVEDPVHYDHAAFQPWRLQTLAFRAIRLQQPDYPLWRDFPYEYERDRLAIDLINGSPLLREWVDDVQAAPEDFDQAVRADETAWLEARRPHLLY from the coding sequence ATGCAGATCGGACTCGAACGACTGGTGGCCGATGCCACCCTGCGCGCCCCCCTCGCGGGCCGGCGCGTGGCCCTGCTCGCCCACCCCGCCTCGGTCACGCGCGGCCTCACGCACGCGCTGGACGCGCTCGCGGCCCTGCCCGAGGTGAAGCTCAGCGCGGCCTTCGGCCCGCAGCACGGCCTGCGCGGCGACAAGCAGGACAACATGGTGGAGTCGCCCGACTTCACCGACCCGCGGCTGGGCATTCCGGTGTTCAGCCTGTATGGCGAGGTGCGCCGGCCCACCGACGCCATGATGGACAGCTTCGACGTGCTGCTGGTGGACCTGCAGGACCTGGGCTGCCGCATCTACACCTTCATCACCACGCTGCGCTACGTGCTCGAAGCGGCCGCGAAGCATGGCAAAGCGGTCTGGGTGCTCGACCGCCCCAACCCCGCGGGCCGCCCGGTCGAGGGTTTCACGCTGCGCGAGGGCTGGGAAAGCTTCGTGGGCGCGGGCCCCATGCCCATGCGCCACGGCCTGACCATGGGCGAGCTCGGCCACTGGTTCGTGGCCACGCTGGGGCTGGACCTGGACTACCGCGTGATCCCCATGCAGGGCTGGCAGCCCGAGGCCGCGCCCGGCTTCGGCTGGCCGCTGGGCGAGCGCAGCTGGGTCAACCCGAGCCCCAACGCCCCCAACCTCTCCATGGCGCGCGCTTACGCGGGCACGGTGATGCTCGAAGGCACCACGCTCAGCGAAGGCCGTGGCACCACGCGCCCGCTCGAGCTGTTCGGCGCGCCCGACCTCGACATCCCACGCCTGCTGCGCGACATGCACGCGCTGGCCCCGCAATGGCTGCGCGGCTGCGTGCTGCGCGAATGCTGGTTCGAGCCCACCTTCCACAAGCACGTGGGCCGGCTCTGCGCGGGCGTGCAGATCCACGTCGAAGACCCGGTGCACTACGACCACGCGGCCTTCCAGCCCTGGCGGCTGCAGACCCTGGCCTTCCGCGCCATCCGCCTGCAACAGCCCGACTACCCGCTGTGGCGCGACTTCCCCTACGAGTACGAGCGCGACCGGCTGGCGATCGACCTCATCAACGGCAGCCCGCTGCTGCGCGAGTGGGTGGACGACGTGCAGGCCGCGCCCGAAGACTTCGACCAGGCCGTGCGCGCAGACGAAACCGCCTGGCTGGAAGCGCGCCGGCCGCACCTGCTCTACTGA
- the glmM gene encoding phosphoglucosamine mutase — MARQYFGTDGIRGTVGQAPITPDFVLRLAHAVGRVLKRQQAHPTVLIGKDTRISGYMLEAALESGFNSAGVDVVLLGPVPTPAVAYLTRAQRASLGVVISASHNPFADNGIKFFSAKGTKLPDQWELDVEAALDEPPVWVPAAELGKSRRLDDAAGRYIEFCKSTCSHNLSLRGLKIVVDGANGAAYHIAPSVFHELGAEVVKIGCTPDGLNINAGVGATHPEALIDAVRQHGADYGIALDGDADRLQMTDRQGRLYNGDELLYLMTMDRLARDEDVPGVVGTLMTNMAVEVALKARGVQFVRAKVGDRYVLEELDKRGWLLGGEGSGHLLVLDRHTTGDGLVSALQVLHACVDSGKSLAQLLADVTLFPQTLINVRLQPGQDWKTNARLASETQAVEAELGDSGRVLIRASGTEPLVRVMVEARDAAMAQRCAERLADTLRTA, encoded by the coding sequence ATGGCCCGCCAGTATTTCGGCACCGACGGCATCCGAGGCACCGTCGGCCAGGCGCCCATCACCCCCGACTTCGTGCTGCGCCTGGCCCATGCGGTCGGCCGCGTGCTCAAGCGCCAGCAGGCCCACCCCACGGTGCTGATCGGCAAGGACACACGCATCTCGGGCTACATGCTCGAGGCCGCGCTCGAATCGGGCTTCAACTCGGCCGGGGTCGACGTGGTGCTGCTGGGCCCGGTGCCCACGCCCGCCGTGGCCTACCTCACGCGCGCGCAGCGCGCCAGCCTGGGCGTGGTGATCTCGGCCAGCCACAACCCCTTCGCCGACAACGGCATCAAGTTCTTCAGCGCCAAGGGCACCAAGCTGCCCGACCAGTGGGAGCTCGATGTGGAGGCCGCGCTCGATGAGCCGCCCGTGTGGGTGCCCGCGGCCGAACTCGGCAAGTCGCGCCGGCTCGACGACGCGGCGGGCCGCTACATCGAGTTCTGCAAGAGCACCTGCTCGCACAACCTGAGCCTGCGCGGGCTCAAGATCGTGGTCGACGGCGCGAACGGCGCGGCGTACCACATCGCGCCCTCGGTGTTCCACGAACTCGGCGCCGAGGTGGTGAAGATCGGCTGCACGCCCGACGGCCTCAACATCAACGCCGGCGTGGGCGCGACCCACCCCGAGGCCCTGATCGACGCGGTCAGGCAGCACGGCGCCGACTACGGCATCGCGCTCGACGGCGACGCCGACCGCCTGCAGATGACCGACCGCCAGGGCCGGCTCTACAACGGCGACGAACTGCTTTACCTCATGACCATGGACCGCCTGGCGCGCGACGAAGATGTGCCCGGCGTGGTGGGCACGCTCATGACCAACATGGCGGTGGAGGTGGCGCTGAAGGCACGCGGCGTGCAGTTCGTGCGCGCCAAGGTCGGCGACCGCTATGTGCTCGAAGAGCTCGACAAACGCGGCTGGCTGCTCGGCGGCGAAGGTTCGGGCCACCTGCTGGTGCTCGACCGCCACACCACCGGCGACGGCCTGGTCTCGGCGCTTCAGGTGCTGCACGCCTGCGTGGACAGCGGCAAGAGCCTGGCGCAACTGCTGGCCGACGTGACCCTGTTCCCGCAGACGCTGATCAACGTGCGCCTGCAGCCAGGCCAGGACTGGAAAACCAATGCGCGACTGGCGAGTGAAACCCAGGCGGTGGAAGCCGAGCTCGGCGACAGCGGCCGCGTGCTGATCCGCGCGAGCGGCACCGAACCGCTGGTGCGCGTGATGGTGGAAGCGCGCGATGCCGCAATGGCCCAGCGCTGCGCCGAGCGCCTGGCCGACACGCTGCGCACCGCCTGA
- the folP gene encoding dihydropteroate synthase, producing MRWTTTRFDIDLSEPQVMGIVNVTPDSFSDGGRHAGTAAALAHAEALLAQGAHILDIGGESTRPGSPAVPLDEELARVLPVVREAVKLGVPVSVDTYKPEVMRAVLDLGADIVNDIWALRRGDALAVVAAHPRAGVCLMHMHRDPQTMQVAPMDGDVLPAVRAFLRERAQALQALGVARERVVFDPGVGFGKTVAQNFSLLARQRELLDDGFALLAGWSRKSSLGAVTGIETPAARVHASVTAAVLAVDRGAHVVRVHDVRETVEALKVWRAAR from the coding sequence ATGCGCTGGACCACCACCCGTTTCGACATCGACCTGAGCGAGCCCCAGGTGATGGGCATCGTCAACGTCACGCCCGACTCGTTCTCGGACGGCGGCCGCCATGCCGGCACCGCGGCCGCGCTGGCCCATGCCGAGGCGCTGCTTGCACAGGGCGCACACATCCTGGACATCGGCGGCGAATCCACGCGCCCGGGCAGCCCCGCGGTGCCGCTCGACGAAGAACTGGCGCGCGTGCTGCCCGTGGTGCGCGAGGCCGTGAAGCTCGGGGTGCCGGTGTCGGTGGACACCTACAAGCCCGAGGTGATGCGCGCCGTTCTCGACCTGGGCGCCGACATCGTCAACGACATCTGGGCCCTGCGCCGCGGCGACGCGCTGGCGGTGGTGGCGGCCCACCCGCGCGCGGGCGTGTGCCTCATGCACATGCACCGCGACCCGCAGACCATGCAGGTGGCGCCCATGGACGGCGACGTGCTGCCCGCCGTGCGGGCCTTCCTGCGCGAGCGCGCGCAGGCGCTGCAGGCGCTGGGCGTGGCGCGCGAGCGCGTCGTGTTCGACCCGGGCGTGGGCTTCGGCAAGACCGTGGCGCAGAACTTCAGCCTGCTCGCGCGCCAGCGCGAACTGCTCGACGACGGCTTCGCGCTGCTGGCCGGCTGGTCGCGCAAATCGTCGCTGGGCGCGGTCACGGGCATCGAGACGCCGGCCGCGCGCGTGCACGCCAGCGTGACGGCCGCCGTGCTGGCCGTGGACCGGGGCGCGCACGTGGTGCGTGTGCACGATGTCCGCGAAACCGTCGAAGCGTTGAAGGTCTGGCGCGCCGCGCGTTGA
- the ftsH gene encoding ATP-dependent zinc metalloprotease FtsH, with protein sequence MNNQWFSKIAVWMVIAMVLFTVFKQFDGRSTAGAGYIGYSEFLDQVKARQIKSATIQEGQGGTEIVAVTQDDRRVRTTATYLDRGLVGDLIRYDVKFDVRPREEGSLLMTLLVSWGPMLLLIGVWIYFMRQMQGGGKGGAFSFGKSKARMLDENNNTVTFADVAGCDEAKEEVKEVVDFLKDPQKFQKLGGRIPRGLLLVGPPGTGKTLLAKSIAGEAKVPFFSISGSDFVEMFVGVGAARVRDMFENAKKNAPCIIFIDEIDAVGRQRGAGLGGGNDEREQTLNQMLVEMDGFETNLGVIVVAATNRPDILDAALLRPGRFDRQVYVTLPDIRGREQILNVHMRKIPLGTDVNAAIIARGTPGMSGADLANLCNEAALMAARRNARTVEMQDFEKAKDKILMGPERKSMVMPEEERRNTAYHEAGHALIGKLLPKCDPVHKVTIIPRGRALGVTMSLPEKDRYSYDREYMLNQISMLFGGRIAEEVFMNQMTTGASNDFERATHIARDMVMRYGMTDALGPMVYAENEGEVFLGRSVTKTTNISEQTMQKVDAEVRRIIDEQYAEARRLIEEHSDKMHAMAKALLEWETIDGEQLDDIMAGKPPRPPKDWTPRNPVGGGGSGGTPAVSPDAAPNAA encoded by the coding sequence TTGAACAACCAGTGGTTCTCGAAAATTGCCGTGTGGATGGTCATCGCCATGGTGCTGTTCACCGTCTTCAAGCAATTCGACGGTCGCAGCACGGCAGGGGCCGGCTACATCGGCTATTCCGAATTCCTTGACCAGGTCAAGGCGCGCCAGATCAAGAGCGCCACCATCCAGGAAGGCCAGGGCGGCACCGAGATCGTGGCCGTCACGCAAGACGACCGCCGCGTGCGCACCACCGCCACCTACCTCGACCGCGGCCTGGTGGGCGACCTGATCCGCTACGACGTGAAGTTCGACGTGCGCCCGCGCGAAGAGGGTTCGCTGCTCATGACGCTGCTCGTGAGCTGGGGCCCCATGCTGCTGCTGATCGGGGTCTGGATCTACTTCATGCGCCAGATGCAGGGTGGCGGCAAGGGCGGCGCCTTCAGCTTCGGCAAGAGCAAGGCGCGCATGCTCGACGAGAACAACAACACCGTCACCTTCGCCGATGTCGCGGGCTGCGACGAGGCCAAGGAAGAGGTGAAAGAGGTCGTCGACTTCCTCAAGGACCCGCAGAAATTCCAGAAGCTGGGCGGTCGCATTCCGCGCGGCCTGCTGCTGGTGGGCCCGCCGGGCACCGGCAAGACGCTGCTGGCCAAGTCCATCGCTGGCGAAGCCAAGGTGCCGTTCTTCAGCATTTCGGGCTCCGATTTCGTGGAGATGTTCGTCGGCGTGGGCGCGGCCCGCGTGCGCGACATGTTCGAGAACGCCAAGAAGAACGCGCCCTGCATCATCTTCATCGACGAGATCGACGCCGTGGGCCGCCAGCGTGGCGCAGGCCTGGGCGGCGGCAACGACGAACGCGAGCAGACCCTCAACCAGATGCTGGTCGAGATGGACGGCTTCGAGACCAACCTGGGCGTGATCGTGGTGGCCGCCACCAACCGCCCCGACATCCTCGACGCCGCGCTGCTGCGCCCGGGCCGCTTCGACCGCCAGGTCTACGTGACGCTGCCCGACATCCGCGGCCGCGAGCAGATCCTCAACGTGCACATGCGCAAGATCCCGCTGGGTACCGACGTGAACGCCGCCATCATCGCGCGCGGCACGCCCGGCATGAGCGGCGCCGACCTGGCCAACCTCTGCAACGAGGCCGCACTCATGGCCGCGCGCCGCAACGCGCGCACCGTGGAAATGCAGGACTTCGAGAAGGCCAAGGACAAGATCCTCATGGGCCCCGAGCGCAAGAGCATGGTCATGCCCGAGGAAGAGCGCCGCAACACCGCCTACCACGAGGCCGGCCACGCCCTGATCGGCAAGCTGCTGCCCAAGTGCGACCCGGTGCACAAGGTCACCATCATCCCGCGCGGCCGCGCGCTGGGCGTGACCATGAGCCTGCCCGAGAAAGACCGCTACAGCTACGACCGCGAGTACATGCTCAACCAGATCAGCATGCTGTTCGGCGGCCGCATCGCGGAAGAGGTGTTCATGAACCAGATGACCACCGGCGCCAGCAACGACTTCGAGCGCGCCACGCACATCGCGCGCGACATGGTGATGCGCTACGGCATGACCGACGCGCTGGGCCCCATGGTCTACGCCGAGAACGAGGGCGAGGTCTTCCTGGGCCGCTCGGTCACCAAGACCACCAACATCTCCGAACAGACGATGCAGAAGGTCGACGCCGAGGTGCGCCGCATCATCGACGAGCAGTACGCCGAGGCGCGCCGCCTGATCGAGGAGCACAGCGACAAGATGCACGCCATGGCCAAGGCCCTGCTCGAATGGGAAACCATCGACGGCGAACAGCTCGACGACATCATGGCCGGCAAGCCGCCGCGGCCGCCCAAGGACTGGACGCCGCGCAACCCCGTGGGTGGCGGTGGCAGCGGCGGCACCCCCGCCGTGTCGCCCGACGCGGCACCCAACGCGGCCTGA
- a CDS encoding RlmE family RNA methyltransferase, whose product MKVQTQSKKVNKAWLNEHVNDPYVRQAQKDGYRARAAYKLKEIDESLGLVRPGMAIADLGSTPGAWSQYLRRRLSPQGAAVGQLDGTIVALDLLPMEPIEGVHFIQGDFREESVLAGLQATLAAKGIGKLDLVVSDMAPNLSGIADTDAARIEHLIELAVDFARQQLKPEGALVVKLFHGGAYEPMVALFRDTFRVVKPVKPKASRDKSAETFLVGRGLKA is encoded by the coding sequence ATCAAGGTTCAAACCCAGAGCAAGAAGGTCAACAAGGCCTGGCTCAACGAGCACGTGAACGACCCGTACGTGCGCCAGGCCCAGAAAGACGGCTACCGCGCGCGTGCGGCCTACAAGCTCAAGGAGATCGACGAAAGCCTGGGGCTGGTGCGTCCGGGCATGGCCATCGCCGACCTGGGCAGCACCCCGGGCGCCTGGAGCCAGTACCTGCGCCGGCGCCTGAGCCCGCAGGGCGCTGCCGTTGGTCAGCTCGATGGCACCATCGTGGCGCTCGACCTGCTGCCCATGGAGCCGATCGAAGGTGTGCACTTCATCCAGGGCGATTTCCGCGAAGAGTCGGTGCTGGCCGGGCTGCAGGCCACCCTGGCCGCCAAGGGCATCGGCAAGCTCGATCTGGTGGTGTCCGACATGGCGCCCAACCTCTCGGGCATCGCCGACACCGACGCCGCGCGCATCGAGCACCTGATCGAGCTTGCGGTGGATTTCGCCCGCCAGCAGCTCAAACCCGAGGGCGCGCTGGTGGTCAAGCTGTTCCACGGCGGGGCCTACGAGCCCATGGTGGCGCTGTTTCGCGACACCTTCCGGGTGGTCAAGCCGGTCAAACCCAAGGCCAGCCGCGACAAATCGGCGGAAACCTTCCTGGTGGGCCGCGGTCTGAAGGCCTGA
- a CDS encoding YhbY family RNA-binding protein: MPAITLTPAQRKVHRAEAHHLDPVVHIGNDGLTPAVQKEADAALKAHGLIKVRVLSDDRALRESMLEQLADALDAAPIQHIGKLLVLWRPLPEKERAPDEDRKPGPKDVKVLKFGKRPGQKPEIKVVRVLGNQRLTPGGQVKRAKVRQKSVKKSGQ, encoded by the coding sequence ATGCCCGCCATCACCCTCACCCCCGCCCAACGCAAAGTCCACCGCGCCGAGGCCCACCACCTCGACCCCGTGGTCCACATCGGCAACGATGGCCTCACCCCCGCCGTGCAGAAAGAAGCCGACGCCGCGCTCAAGGCCCACGGCCTGATCAAGGTGCGCGTGCTCAGCGACGACCGCGCCCTGCGCGAGTCCATGCTCGAACAGCTGGCCGACGCGCTCGACGCCGCGCCCATCCAGCACATCGGCAAGCTGCTGGTGCTGTGGCGCCCCCTGCCCGAGAAAGAGCGTGCGCCCGACGAAGACCGCAAGCCCGGCCCCAAGGACGTCAAGGTGCTCAAGTTCGGTAAGCGCCCGGGCCAGAAGCCCGAAATCAAAGTGGTGCGCGTGCTGGGCAACCAGCGCCTCACCCCGGGTGGCCAGGTCAAGCGGGCCAA